In Candidatus Hydrogenedentota bacterium, one DNA window encodes the following:
- a CDS encoding ABC transporter permease — MELWRRLRANRLALAGIVLLAVVVLLTVIVPWITPYGYETQDTALGASSPSPQHWLGTDILGRDLLTRLVYGGRVSLGVGFIATLVSVLIGIVYGALSGYAGGRTDMVMMRLVDILYALPFTVFVIILMVFFGRNFIFLFVAIGAVEWLTTARIARGQTLSLRKSEFVQAAVVMGFSRARILFRHVIPNMLGPIIIYATLTVPRVMLLEAFLSFLGLGVQPPMSSWGLLIREGVETMEEYPWLLLFPGFLFTLTLFALNALGDGLRDALDPRMAKE; from the coding sequence ATGGAGTTATGGCGGCGCTTGCGCGCTAACCGCCTCGCCTTGGCAGGTATCGTTCTGCTCGCTGTTGTCGTATTGCTCACTGTCATCGTGCCTTGGATTACGCCTTATGGCTACGAGACACAAGACACGGCTTTAGGCGCTTCTTCACCCTCACCACAGCACTGGCTGGGAACGGATATATTGGGGCGTGATCTGCTCACCCGCCTTGTGTACGGCGGCCGTGTTTCATTAGGGGTAGGCTTCATTGCCACACTTGTTTCCGTATTGATCGGTATCGTATACGGCGCATTATCGGGCTATGCCGGCGGCCGCACTGATATGGTCATGATGCGCTTGGTCGATATTCTTTACGCACTGCCCTTCACCGTCTTTGTCATCATTCTCATGGTATTCTTCGGGCGTAATTTCATCTTTCTTTTCGTAGCCATCGGTGCCGTGGAATGGCTGACAACGGCGCGCATTGCCCGCGGCCAAACCTTGTCTCTGCGCAAGTCTGAATTTGTACAAGCTGCTGTGGTTATGGGCTTCAGCCGCGCCCGCATCCTCTTTCGTCACGTCATTCCGAACATGCTCGGCCCCATTATTATTTATGCGACCTTGACGGTGCCCCGCGTCATGTTGCTGGAAGCCTTTCTCAGTTTTTTAGGATTAGGCGTGCAGCCGCCCATGAGCTCTTGGGGATTGTTGATCCGTGAGGGTGTCGAGACCATGGAAGAGTATCCGTGGCTGTTGCTTTTTCCCGGATTCCTCTTTACATTGACCTTATTCGCGTTGAATGCATTGGGCGACGGATTGCGGGATGCGTTGGATCCACGCATGGCGAAAGAGTAG